One genomic region from Ornithinimicrobium flavum encodes:
- a CDS encoding ABC1 kinase family protein, whose protein sequence is METLSVHGFGFTIGAMGLQGRFPFHRGLPGHQQGRTYTQPEHLRLALEQLGPTFVKLGQLLSTRSDLLPSEYTVELAKLQDDTAAVPTKVILKALTEEVGDPGVFDRFDDAPLASASIGQAHAASLAGTEVVVKVRRPGAVETVRADLEILQNLAVTAARHSEVARGYDVVGIAQDFSTTLLAELDYLAEAHNAERFATNFADDPHVQIPAVFWETTTSRVLTLERVHGLKIDDVAALDAAGIDRRELAERATGVLCQMVFEDGFFHADPHPGNFFVAPDGSLGVIDFGMVGELDDALREQLIALLVPLLRGDLDRTTEAMLDLVGNPPGVDRQALRAGLAPLVGRFGGVPLADLALTGLITDVLALVRRHQLRLPTDLLFCSRCCSWPKGWGGASIRTSSSAAWSPPMPNASPCDATPPTPWWTGSFNWHATCWTPGLRLREAFAVWPRCWSAAGSTSTCVPPTCTRPSGRPTASATGSSQV, encoded by the coding sequence GTGGAGACCCTGTCGGTCCACGGGTTCGGGTTCACCATCGGGGCCATGGGGCTGCAGGGGCGCTTTCCTTTCCACCGCGGCCTTCCCGGGCACCAGCAGGGGCGCACGTACACCCAACCCGAACACCTGCGGCTGGCCCTGGAGCAGCTCGGCCCCACGTTCGTCAAGCTCGGCCAGCTCCTCTCGACCCGCTCCGACCTGCTGCCCTCCGAGTACACCGTGGAGCTGGCCAAGCTGCAGGACGACACGGCGGCCGTGCCGACCAAGGTGATCCTGAAGGCGCTCACCGAGGAGGTGGGCGACCCGGGAGTGTTCGACCGCTTCGACGACGCACCGCTGGCCAGCGCGTCGATCGGTCAGGCGCACGCCGCGAGCCTCGCCGGCACGGAGGTCGTGGTCAAGGTCCGCCGGCCAGGGGCGGTGGAGACGGTACGAGCCGACCTGGAGATCCTGCAGAACCTCGCCGTCACCGCGGCCCGTCACTCAGAGGTAGCCCGCGGCTACGACGTGGTCGGCATCGCGCAGGACTTCTCCACGACACTGCTCGCCGAGCTGGACTACCTCGCAGAGGCCCACAACGCCGAGCGGTTCGCCACCAACTTCGCCGACGACCCCCACGTGCAGATCCCGGCGGTGTTCTGGGAAACGACGACCTCCCGGGTCCTGACCCTCGAACGCGTCCACGGCCTGAAGATCGACGACGTGGCGGCCCTCGACGCGGCCGGCATCGACCGCCGGGAGCTTGCGGAGCGGGCCACCGGGGTGCTGTGCCAGATGGTCTTCGAGGACGGCTTCTTCCACGCTGACCCGCACCCGGGCAACTTCTTTGTCGCACCCGACGGCAGCCTGGGCGTGATCGACTTCGGCATGGTGGGCGAGCTCGACGACGCCCTTCGAGAGCAGCTGATCGCCCTGCTCGTTCCCCTTCTGCGAGGAGACCTGGACCGGACCACGGAGGCGATGCTCGACCTGGTCGGGAACCCGCCCGGCGTCGACCGGCAAGCCCTGCGCGCCGGGCTGGCGCCCCTTGTCGGGCGGTTCGGCGGGGTGCCGTTGGCAGACCTGGCGCTGACCGGACTGATCACCGACGTCCTGGCGCTGGTGCGGCGCCACCAGCTGCGCCTGCCCACAGACCTGCTCTTCTGTTCAAGATGCTGCTCATGGCCGAAGGGCTGGGGCGGCGCCTCGATCCGGACTTCCAGCTCAGCAGCGTGGTCGCCCCCTATGCCGAACGCCTCGCCCTGCGACGCCACTCCCCCGACGCCATGGTGGACCGGGTCCTTCAACTGGCACGCGACCTGCTGGACGCCGGGGCTCAGACTCCGAGAAGCCTTCGCGGTCTGGCCGAGGTGCTGGAGCGCGGCGGGTTCGACGTCCACCTGCGTACCGCCGACCTGCACCAGGCCATCCGGGAGGCCGACCGCATCGGCAACCGGGTCATCGCAGGTATGA
- a CDS encoding metal-sensitive transcriptional regulator, which yields MALEETTAGPAGPGYVNNKDAQLNRLRRIEGQVRGLQRMVDADSYCIDILTQVSAATKALEAVALGLLEDHLRHCLAHASNDPAQLDQKVTEASAAVARLIRS from the coding sequence ATGGCGCTCGAGGAGACGACCGCGGGCCCGGCAGGTCCCGGGTACGTGAACAACAAGGACGCCCAGCTCAACCGGCTGCGCCGGATCGAGGGTCAGGTCCGCGGGCTGCAGCGGATGGTGGACGCCGACTCGTACTGCATCGACATCCTCACCCAGGTCTCCGCGGCCACGAAAGCGCTCGAGGCGGTGGCCCTCGGCTTGCTCGAGGACCACCTGCGCCACTGCCTCGCGCACGCGAGCAACGACCCGGCACAGCTGGACCAGAAGGTGACCGAGGCCTCCGCGGCCGTCGCCCGGCTCATCCGCTCCTGA
- a CDS encoding heavy metal-associated domain-containing protein, whose translation MDTASTPSTQLPMAQAGGCACCAAPETSQATTTVQEDTMNTQTFAVTGMTCGHCASAVTSELQGLPGVTDVTVDLVAGGTSTVTVASDAPLAESDVAAALDEAGDYQLASS comes from the coding sequence ATGGACACCGCAAGCACCCCCAGTACCCAGCTGCCGATGGCTCAGGCCGGCGGGTGCGCCTGCTGCGCAGCACCCGAGACCAGCCAGGCCACCACCACCGTCCAGGAGGACACGATGAACACCCAGACCTTCGCCGTCACCGGTATGACCTGTGGTCACTGCGCCAGCGCCGTGACCAGCGAGCTGCAGGGCCTGCCCGGCGTCACCGACGTCACCGTCGACCTGGTCGCCGGCGGCACGTCCACGGTCACGGTCGCCAGCGACGCTCCGCTGGCTGAGTCCGACGTCGCAGCCGCCCTCGACGAGGCCGGCGACTACCAGCTCGCCAGCAGTTGA
- a CDS encoding heavy metal translocating P-type ATPase, with protein sequence MTCASCASRIEKKLNKLPGVTATVNYATEKAKVSFGGDVEPADLLATVEAAGYTASLPAPAPARSDEDQAPGAGDGEADAWRQRLLVSGALTVPVVLMSMVPALQFDNWQWVSLTLASPVVVWGALPFHRAAWTNARHGAATMDTLISVGVTAAYLWSLWALLFTHAGTTGMRMPFELLPSRSGGEAHIYLEVAAAVTTFIVAGRYLEARAKRASGAALRALLDLGAKEVAVLRDGPGGPVESRVPVASLAVGDRFVVRPGEKIATDGAVVSGTSAVDASMLTGESVPVEVGPDDSVAGATVNVGGRLVVRATRVGSDTLLAQMARLVEDAQNGKAEVQRLADRISAVFVPIVIGLSLATLVAWLVAGASAAAAFTAAVAVLIIACPCALGLATPTALLVGTGRGAQLGILIKGPQILESTRRVDTVVLDKTGTVTTGRMGVLGVHPADGESVEEVLALAGALEDASEHPIGRAVADHARAAGQHLAPVHDFAAHGGNGVSGVVEGRGVLAGRRSWLATEWALSMPADLLEAAERAEAEGRTPVWVAWDGQVRAVVVVADTIKDTSTQAITELRQLGLRPVLLTGDNTRAAQAVAHAVGIAPGDVVAEVLPADKVAAVRRLQDQGATVAMVGDGVNDAAALAQADLGLAMGTGTDAAIEASDLTLVTGDLRAAADAIRLARATLRTIKGNLFWAFAYNVAALPLAAAGLLNPLIAGAAMAFSSVFVVTNSLRLRRFDPSR encoded by the coding sequence ATGACGTGCGCATCCTGCGCCAGCCGCATCGAGAAGAAGCTGAACAAGCTGCCCGGCGTCACGGCCACCGTGAACTACGCCACCGAGAAGGCCAAGGTCAGCTTCGGTGGAGATGTCGAACCGGCCGACCTGCTCGCCACGGTGGAGGCGGCCGGGTACACCGCCTCCCTTCCGGCCCCGGCCCCTGCGAGGTCCGACGAGGATCAGGCGCCAGGGGCCGGGGACGGTGAGGCCGACGCCTGGCGCCAGCGGCTGCTGGTCTCGGGCGCGTTGACCGTGCCGGTGGTGCTGATGTCGATGGTCCCGGCGCTGCAGTTCGACAACTGGCAGTGGGTGTCCCTGACCCTGGCCTCCCCGGTCGTGGTGTGGGGCGCGCTGCCGTTCCACCGCGCGGCCTGGACCAACGCCCGCCACGGCGCCGCGACGATGGACACCCTGATCTCGGTGGGGGTGACCGCGGCCTACCTGTGGTCGCTGTGGGCGCTGCTGTTCACCCACGCCGGCACGACCGGGATGCGGATGCCGTTCGAGCTGCTGCCCAGCCGCTCTGGCGGCGAGGCGCACATCTACCTGGAGGTCGCGGCCGCGGTCACCACCTTCATCGTCGCCGGCCGCTACCTCGAGGCCCGCGCGAAGCGGGCCTCCGGTGCGGCGCTGCGGGCCTTGCTGGACCTGGGCGCCAAGGAGGTGGCCGTGCTGCGGGACGGCCCGGGCGGGCCCGTGGAGTCGCGGGTGCCGGTCGCCTCCCTCGCGGTCGGCGACCGGTTTGTCGTCCGGCCGGGTGAGAAGATCGCGACGGACGGTGCCGTGGTCAGCGGCACCTCGGCGGTCGACGCCTCCATGCTCACGGGTGAGTCGGTCCCGGTCGAGGTCGGCCCGGACGACAGCGTCGCCGGAGCCACCGTCAACGTTGGCGGGCGGCTGGTCGTCCGGGCCACCCGCGTCGGCTCCGACACGCTGCTGGCGCAGATGGCGCGCCTGGTCGAGGATGCCCAGAACGGCAAGGCCGAGGTGCAGCGCCTGGCCGACCGCATCTCCGCGGTGTTCGTGCCGATCGTGATCGGGCTGTCCCTGGCCACCCTGGTCGCCTGGCTGGTGGCCGGTGCCTCCGCGGCCGCGGCGTTCACCGCCGCCGTGGCCGTGCTGATCATCGCCTGCCCGTGCGCCCTGGGGTTGGCGACGCCCACGGCGCTGCTCGTCGGCACCGGCCGCGGCGCCCAGCTGGGAATCCTCATCAAGGGCCCCCAGATCCTGGAGTCCACCCGCCGGGTCGACACCGTGGTGCTGGACAAGACCGGCACGGTCACCACCGGCCGGATGGGCGTCCTCGGCGTCCACCCCGCTGACGGCGAGTCCGTCGAGGAGGTTCTGGCGCTGGCAGGCGCCTTGGAGGACGCCTCGGAGCACCCCATCGGCCGGGCGGTCGCTGACCACGCCCGGGCCGCCGGGCAGCACCTGGCCCCGGTGCACGACTTCGCCGCGCACGGCGGCAACGGCGTCTCCGGCGTCGTCGAGGGCCGGGGGGTCCTGGCAGGCCGCCGCTCCTGGTTGGCCACCGAGTGGGCGCTGAGCATGCCGGCGGACCTCCTCGAGGCCGCCGAACGGGCCGAGGCCGAGGGGCGCACCCCCGTCTGGGTCGCCTGGGACGGCCAGGTCCGCGCGGTGGTCGTCGTGGCCGACACGATCAAGGATACCTCGACGCAGGCGATCACCGAGCTGCGCCAGCTCGGGCTGCGACCGGTGCTGCTGACCGGCGACAACACCCGGGCGGCCCAGGCCGTGGCGCACGCGGTCGGCATCGCGCCCGGTGACGTGGTCGCCGAGGTGCTGCCGGCCGACAAGGTCGCCGCGGTCAGACGCCTGCAGGACCAGGGCGCGACCGTGGCCATGGTCGGCGACGGGGTCAACGACGCCGCCGCCCTGGCCCAGGCCGACCTGGGACTGGCGATGGGCACGGGCACCGACGCCGCCATCGAGGCCTCCGACCTGACCCTGGTCACCGGTGACCTGCGCGCCGCCGCTGACGCCATCCGCCTGGCCCGGGCCACCCTGCGCACCATCAAGGGCAACCTCTTCTGGGCGTTCGCGTACAACGTCGCAGCCCTGCCGCTCGCGGCGGCCGGCCTGCTCAACCCCCTCATCGCCGGCGCCGCGATGGCGTTCAGCTCGGTGTTTGTGGTCACCAACAGCCTGCGACTACGCCGTTTCGACCCCAGCCGCTGA
- a CDS encoding metallophosphoesterase family protein: protein MRQVVARERVDAVIDLGDLLNFGQPREGVLTGIYEGIESLGVPYIYVRGNHDAASPGDESVLRRVSRVPNVLPVEPTAGQFVRVEVNGVSVSGFNDARYYNERSADFGAAQEQLAARFRGVTEGLQPTDLVIAHQPYSARRVEAGAARLSGHMHSPLLERGHIQVSSFTGGGLVNQFRLPPLTEQARTADDEEPETAGELQGHPYSFDVLRFAEDCSIMSITRYSYRNLASGRPQYDQITVIDGRRIQPDPPEGRTCGPALGVTTRPLLASGGDPDRTAGPLATSGP, encoded by the coding sequence ATGCGTCAGGTGGTGGCCAGGGAGCGCGTCGACGCGGTCATCGACCTGGGGGACCTCCTCAATTTCGGGCAGCCGCGGGAGGGTGTACTCACCGGCATCTACGAAGGGATCGAGAGCCTTGGTGTGCCTTACATCTACGTGCGCGGCAACCACGATGCCGCCTCCCCGGGGGATGAGTCGGTGCTGCGGCGTGTGTCGCGTGTACCGAACGTGCTGCCGGTCGAGCCGACAGCCGGACAGTTCGTGCGTGTCGAGGTCAACGGCGTCTCCGTCAGCGGCTTCAACGACGCTCGTTACTACAACGAGCGAAGCGCGGACTTCGGTGCGGCGCAGGAACAGCTCGCGGCGCGCTTTCGCGGGGTGACCGAGGGCCTGCAGCCGACGGACCTGGTCATCGCCCACCAGCCCTACTCCGCGCGCCGCGTCGAGGCCGGGGCGGCGAGGCTCAGCGGCCACATGCATAGCCCCCTCCTGGAGCGCGGCCACATCCAGGTCAGCTCGTTCACCGGAGGTGGTCTCGTGAACCAGTTCCGGCTGCCCCCGCTCACCGAGCAGGCACGGACGGCGGACGACGAAGAACCCGAGACGGCCGGTGAGCTGCAGGGTCACCCCTACAGCTTCGACGTCCTGAGATTCGCCGAGGACTGCTCGATCATGAGCATCACCCGGTACAGCTACCGCAACCTCGCCTCCGGTCGACCGCAATACGATCAGATCACCGTGATCGACGGCCGGCGGATACAGCCCGATCCGCCGGAAGGGCGCACCTGCGGTCCCGCGCTCGGCGTGACGACCCGCCCGCTCCTCGCGTCCGGCGGCGACCCGGACCGCACCGCCGGTCCACTCGCGACGTCAGGACCCTGA
- a CDS encoding C40 family peptidase produces MKSTGKHRAPSTLPRTGAAALMVGDRDPALQRLGGQSLAELRAQPAADRSIARSAPDHAEPVETMLGHSSFTGTTIVDEHEHPPVAPAAPVAPAPPTEQPMEDPQPQQAAPAPQPEPAAGAQLETPAAPAPTQQAAPTPAGGSLFDIAASYVGYPYVLYGTPPQAFDCSAYTWWVFKQAGIDIPRTVAGQKAAVTPVSDPQPGDLIFYNDWYHVGIYAGNGMTYEALNPSTDVRYGPLLSDNVWYGRIG; encoded by the coding sequence ATGAAGTCCACCGGCAAGCACCGTGCGCCCAGCACGCTCCCCCGTACCGGCGCCGCCGCCCTGATGGTCGGCGATCGCGACCCGGCACTGCAACGGCTGGGCGGACAGTCCCTGGCAGAGTTGCGGGCCCAGCCGGCCGCCGACCGCAGTATCGCTCGCAGCGCCCCCGACCACGCAGAACCGGTCGAGACGATGCTCGGGCACTCCTCCTTCACCGGCACTACCATCGTGGACGAGCACGAGCACCCGCCCGTTGCGCCGGCCGCTCCGGTGGCGCCGGCGCCACCTACCGAGCAGCCCATGGAGGACCCCCAGCCGCAGCAGGCCGCGCCCGCTCCGCAGCCGGAGCCGGCCGCCGGTGCCCAGCTGGAAACTCCCGCCGCGCCGGCACCGACCCAGCAGGCCGCGCCGACCCCCGCGGGTGGCTCGCTGTTCGATATCGCGGCGAGCTACGTCGGCTACCCCTATGTGCTCTACGGCACCCCGCCCCAGGCATTCGACTGCTCCGCCTACACCTGGTGGGTGTTCAAGCAGGCCGGCATCGACATCCCCCGCACGGTCGCCGGGCAGAAGGCCGCCGTCACCCCCGTGTCCGACCCTCAGCCCGGCGACCTCATCTTCTACAACGACTGGTACCACGTCGGTATCTACGCCGGCAACGGCATGACCTACGAAGCCCTCAACCCCAGCACCGACGTCCGCTACGGCCCTCTGCTGTCCGACAACGTCTGGTATGGCCGCATCGGCTGA
- a CDS encoding sensor histidine kinase, whose product MSGPRRPAMHQGLATRLLIGQTIVLLAGALTVGLVAAVVGPRIFHGHLLQTGRPADSPELVHIELAYRDASLISLGWGLLISVVAAGAVTWVLARLLRRPLAELTHAARELARGHYAVRVAIAGSGTELDTLAAAFNVMADRLQGVEDTRRRLLSDLAHELRTPIATLAAYHEGLADGVIDLGPEARAVLAEQTARLARLADDIDEVSKAEEGRLLLDRRPVRVAELFSAAADALREPYAAKGVNLQLETSRALEAVVEVDPTRVGQVLTNLLSNALRHTPAGGTVSLAARRDGPEVVLTVRDDGEGIPAAQLPHVFERFYRGDSARDRDRSGSGIGLTISKALVDAHCGSITATSDGPGQGAAFSVTLPAAARTHRGEDLSPTA is encoded by the coding sequence ATGAGCGGGCCCCGCCGACCGGCGATGCACCAAGGGCTGGCGACCCGGCTGCTCATCGGCCAGACGATCGTGCTGCTCGCCGGTGCCCTGACGGTCGGCCTGGTCGCCGCGGTGGTCGGCCCGCGCATCTTCCACGGCCACCTGCTGCAGACCGGTCGCCCCGCCGACTCCCCCGAGCTCGTTCACATCGAGCTGGCGTACCGGGACGCCTCGCTGATCTCCCTGGGCTGGGGACTGCTCATCTCCGTCGTGGCGGCCGGTGCCGTCACCTGGGTCCTGGCCCGGCTCCTGCGCCGACCGCTGGCCGAGCTGACGCACGCCGCCCGCGAACTGGCCCGGGGCCACTACGCCGTGAGGGTGGCCATCGCCGGCTCCGGCACCGAGCTGGACACGCTCGCCGCCGCCTTCAACGTGATGGCCGACCGCCTGCAAGGTGTCGAGGACACCCGCCGGCGCCTGCTGTCCGACCTCGCGCACGAGCTGCGCACCCCGATCGCGACCCTGGCGGCCTATCACGAGGGCCTTGCCGACGGGGTCATCGACCTGGGACCGGAGGCCAGGGCCGTGCTGGCCGAGCAGACCGCCCGCCTGGCGCGGCTGGCCGACGACATCGACGAGGTGTCCAAGGCCGAGGAAGGACGCCTCCTCCTCGACCGCCGCCCGGTCCGGGTGGCCGAGCTGTTCTCCGCCGCGGCCGACGCCCTGCGCGAGCCCTACGCGGCCAAGGGCGTGAACCTGCAGCTGGAGACCTCCCGCGCACTCGAGGCAGTCGTCGAGGTCGACCCCACCCGGGTCGGCCAGGTGCTCACCAACCTGCTCAGCAACGCGCTGCGGCACACGCCCGCCGGCGGCACCGTGTCCCTGGCTGCCCGCCGCGACGGTCCCGAGGTGGTGCTCACCGTCCGTGACGACGGTGAAGGGATCCCCGCCGCCCAGCTGCCCCACGTCTTCGAACGGTTCTACCGGGGCGACAGCGCACGCGACCGTGACCGCTCGGGCTCCGGCATCGGGCTGACCATCAGCAAGGCCCTCGTCGACGCCCACTGCGGATCCATCACCGCGACCAGCGACGGGCCGGGGCAGGGTGCCGCCTTCAGCGTGACCCTTCCGGCCGCCGCGCGGACCCACCGGGGCGAGGACCTCTCCCCCACCGCCTGA
- a CDS encoding response regulator transcription factor → MAPASNPDPAARVLVVEDERALAGMVAAYLSKAGYETTVVHTGPDALAVVREHSPDVVVLDLGLPGLDGIEVCRQIRTFSDCYILVVTARTDEVDRLIGLSVGADDYVTKPFSVRELVARVQAVLRRPRTGSAARAYAHEPVWVFGDLHIDSAGLEVHLAGERVDLTPIQRDLLITLASRPRSAFSRRQLIEEVWGGGWVGDEHLVDSHIAHLRRKLGDDPETARYITTVRGVGYRMGQG, encoded by the coding sequence ATGGCACCTGCAAGCAACCCCGACCCGGCCGCCCGGGTCCTGGTCGTCGAGGACGAGCGCGCCCTGGCCGGCATGGTCGCGGCCTATCTGTCCAAGGCCGGGTACGAGACGACCGTGGTCCACACCGGACCGGACGCGCTGGCCGTCGTGCGCGAGCACAGCCCCGACGTCGTCGTGCTCGACCTCGGCCTGCCGGGGCTGGACGGCATCGAGGTGTGCCGGCAGATCCGGACCTTCTCCGACTGCTACATCCTGGTCGTCACGGCCCGCACCGACGAGGTCGACCGGCTCATCGGCCTGTCCGTGGGCGCCGACGACTACGTGACCAAGCCGTTCAGCGTGCGCGAGCTCGTCGCGCGCGTGCAGGCCGTGCTGCGCCGCCCCCGCACCGGTTCCGCGGCCCGCGCCTACGCCCACGAGCCGGTCTGGGTCTTCGGCGACCTGCACATCGACTCGGCCGGCCTCGAGGTTCACCTGGCCGGTGAACGGGTCGACCTGACCCCGATCCAACGGGACCTGCTCATCACCCTGGCCTCCCGGCCCCGCAGCGCCTTCTCCCGGCGCCAGCTGATCGAGGAGGTGTGGGGCGGCGGCTGGGTCGGGGACGAGCACCTGGTCGACAGCCACATCGCCCATCTGCGCCGCAAGCTCGGCGACGACCCGGAGACGGCCCGGTATATCACCACCGTGCGTGGGGTCGGCTACCGCATGGGTCAGGGATGA
- a CDS encoding SHOCT domain-containing protein, with protein MLTHSMGWGMWLLMGVSTVAFWALVLLVVRALLNVPSAASPDPAGPVLLLQERLARGELTPEQYEQHRRLVVDGR; from the coding sequence ATGCTGACGCACAGCATGGGCTGGGGCATGTGGCTGTTGATGGGTGTGAGCACGGTCGCGTTCTGGGCCCTCGTGCTCCTTGTCGTACGGGCGCTGCTGAACGTACCGTCGGCCGCCTCCCCGGACCCTGCCGGACCCGTCCTGCTGCTGCAGGAGCGCCTGGCCAGGGGAGAGCTCACCCCGGAGCAGTACGAGCAGCACCGTCGCCTCGTGGTCGACGGTCGCTGA
- a CDS encoding multicopper oxidase family protein — MTRPSRRQLLIAGLGLGASATLAACSGGASATSRPAAGFALPEPVAPTPGQPVVSTRLTAAPVTLDLGGRTVQTWAYGDSVPGTTLRATAGDLLRVTLDNQLPADTTVHWHGVRLRPQADGVPGLTQDPVGTGKSFLYEFTAPDPGTYFFHPHVGTQLDRGLYAPLIIDDPAEPGDYDLEWVVVLDDWIDGTGTTPDEVLEQLVADGASGTAGMDHGAMTGMDHGSMSAGQDGAPWGTDTGDVSYPHYLINGRLPTDPTVLQGRAGQRVRLRVISAASDTIFAVALGGHRMTLTHTDGWPVRPQQTDAFYIGMGERYDAVVTLEPGVFPLVARPVGRSTGGQGLAVVRTATGAVPAADVSPGELDGNVLTASQLEPDDAARLPAKGPDLTAALTLGGSMAPYLWTINGAPYGQNEPLRVAPGQRLRLNASNMTMMPHPLHLHGHTFALPNGLRKDTLLMAPMESVALDLDADNPGDWLIHCHNTYHAEAGMMIDLRYT; from the coding sequence ATGACCCGTCCCTCACGACGCCAGCTGCTCATTGCCGGCCTTGGCCTGGGCGCCTCGGCGACCCTGGCCGCCTGCTCCGGGGGCGCCTCGGCGACCTCGCGCCCGGCCGCCGGTTTCGCGCTCCCCGAGCCCGTGGCCCCCACGCCCGGGCAGCCCGTGGTGAGCACCCGCCTGACAGCTGCTCCGGTCACCCTGGACCTGGGCGGCAGGACGGTGCAGACGTGGGCCTACGGCGACTCCGTCCCCGGCACGACGTTGCGGGCGACCGCCGGGGACCTGCTGCGGGTCACCCTGGACAACCAGCTGCCCGCCGACACCACCGTCCACTGGCACGGTGTCCGGCTGCGGCCGCAGGCCGACGGCGTGCCCGGCCTGACGCAGGACCCGGTCGGGACGGGGAAGAGCTTCCTGTACGAGTTCACCGCGCCCGACCCGGGCACCTACTTCTTCCACCCCCACGTCGGCACCCAGCTCGACCGCGGCCTGTACGCGCCCCTGATCATCGACGACCCGGCCGAGCCCGGCGACTACGACCTGGAATGGGTCGTGGTCCTGGACGACTGGATCGACGGCACCGGCACCACCCCCGACGAGGTGCTGGAGCAGCTGGTCGCCGACGGCGCTTCCGGCACCGCCGGCATGGACCACGGGGCGATGACCGGCATGGACCACGGCTCGATGTCAGCAGGACAGGACGGGGCCCCCTGGGGCACCGACACCGGTGACGTGAGCTACCCCCACTACCTCATCAACGGCAGACTGCCCACCGACCCGACGGTCCTGCAGGGCAGGGCCGGGCAGCGGGTGCGGCTGCGCGTCATCAGCGCCGCCTCGGACACCATCTTCGCCGTGGCCCTGGGCGGGCACCGCATGACCCTGACCCACACCGACGGCTGGCCGGTCAGGCCGCAGCAGACCGACGCCTTCTACATCGGCATGGGGGAGCGCTACGACGCGGTCGTCACCCTGGAGCCGGGTGTCTTCCCGCTCGTGGCTCGCCCGGTCGGCCGGAGCACCGGCGGGCAGGGGCTGGCGGTGGTGCGCACCGCCACCGGCGCCGTGCCCGCGGCCGACGTGAGCCCGGGCGAGCTGGACGGGAACGTCCTGACCGCCTCGCAGCTGGAGCCGGACGACGCCGCCCGGCTCCCCGCCAAGGGCCCCGACCTCACCGCGGCGCTGACGCTCGGAGGGTCGATGGCGCCCTACCTCTGGACGATCAACGGCGCCCCGTACGGGCAGAACGAGCCGCTGCGGGTGGCGCCCGGGCAGCGCCTGCGGCTGAACGCGTCGAACATGACGATGATGCCGCACCCGCTGCACCTGCACGGGCACACCTTCGCCCTGCCCAACGGGCTGCGCAAGGACACCCTGCTCATGGCTCCCATGGAGTCCGTGGCGCTCGACCTCGACGCCGACAACCCCGGCGACTGGTTGATCCACTGCCACAACACCTACCACGCCGAGGCCGGGATGATGATCGACCTGAGGTACACATGA
- a CDS encoding F510_1955 family glycosylhydrolase, whose protein sequence is MSTRARRPHRGLAAVAAAALGLALAGCAPTADQDSSETGAGIAITHIHAAVRDPGSGDLLLATHQGLFRQDGADLVAVGPVMDLMSFTVDADGTYYASGHPGLQADLPEPLGLITSADQGTTWTVASRGGESDFHALTASGSTVAGYDGTLRTSSDRRTWRQRPIAAPPRALAASPDGTLLATTSAGLLRSTDDGATWSTLTPPEPAVLVAWADTSTVVALTTGGRIATSTDAGKSWTLGATVLGEAGALSAGRTSEGSLEVIAVVGDTVIRTLDEGATTEVLVG, encoded by the coding sequence ATGAGCACCCGCGCGCGGCGCCCGCACCGGGGTCTGGCGGCGGTGGCGGCCGCGGCCCTCGGCCTCGCTCTCGCGGGGTGCGCCCCGACCGCCGACCAAGACTCTTCGGAGACAGGCGCGGGCATCGCGATCACCCACATCCACGCCGCCGTCCGCGACCCGGGCAGCGGCGACCTGTTGCTCGCGACGCACCAGGGCCTCTTCCGTCAGGACGGCGCCGACCTGGTGGCCGTCGGCCCGGTCATGGACCTGATGAGTTTCACCGTCGACGCCGACGGCACCTACTACGCCTCTGGCCACCCCGGCCTGCAGGCGGACCTGCCCGAGCCGCTCGGGCTGATCACCTCCGCAGACCAGGGCACGACCTGGACCGTGGCCTCCCGCGGAGGCGAGTCGGACTTCCATGCCCTGACCGCCTCCGGCAGCACGGTGGCAGGCTACGACGGGACGTTGCGCACCTCCTCCGACCGGCGCACCTGGCGGCAACGCCCGATCGCCGCGCCGCCACGCGCGCTGGCCGCCTCCCCGGACGGGACGCTGCTGGCCACCACGTCGGCAGGGCTGCTGCGCAGCACCGACGACGGTGCCACCTGGAGCACCCTGACACCGCCGGAACCGGCGGTCCTGGTGGCCTGGGCCGACACGAGCACCGTGGTGGCCCTGACCACCGGCGGCAGGATCGCCACGAGCACCGACGCGGGAAAGAGCTGGACCCTGGGAGCGACCGTGCTCGGCGAGGCCGGGGCGCTGTCCGCCGGGCGCACCAGCGAGGGGTCCCTGGAGGTGATCGCCGTGGTCGGCGACACCGTGATCCGCACCCTGGACGAGGGCGCCACCACCGAGGTCCTCGTGGGGTAA